ttggaCCATTGCACCTTCTTGGTAACAAATCTGGTGAATATCTATTGCACACTTCTGAGGaaataatatcctccctaaggTAAGGAGACCTAACTGCACACTGCACTCAAGGTGCTGGTCTAACCAAGACTCGTGTATAATTGAAGCAAGACTctaatcctcttgcaataaaaccTAACAGCCCATTAGCCTTTGTAATATCTTCCTGAACCTTCAGTGTTCGTGAAAGGATACCCAGATTCCTTTGCACACCTACATATTCAACATTTTACCATTTAGTAAATACTATGCACAtctcttcttcctaccaaagtgcataattttgtattttgtcacattatattccatctaccactttcttGCCAAATCAATAGATTTCACCAAATCCACCTGAAACCACTCTAtatcttcctcacaacacacattcctGCCTGGCCTTGTATCTTCTGAAAATTTATAAATATTATATTCGATCCTTTCATCCAAATCCTTGACATCTATTGTGAACAACTGGGGCACAGTATTGATCCTTACATTACTCCAGTGGTCACTGTGTGCTAATGCGAAGATGATCTATTTTTACCGACTTGAAGTTTCTGCCTGTTAGCCAATCAGTAATACATGCGACTACATTACTACCTATCCTGTGTGCTTTAATCTTTCTAACCAATCTCCTGTTGGGGACCTTATCAGAAATCTTATGGAAATACACGTTCATCAACTGCCCCTTATCAGGTTCGTGagcaacatcctcaaaaaaactccaacaggtttgtcaaacatgattttccgtTCACAAATCTGCACTGACCGTGCCGATCAGATCATTTCTATCCATTTATCAAGGCGTTTATTACAGATTTTAGcaatttccctactactgatgtgaAGCTCGCAGGTCTGCAGTTCCCAGGTTTTTACTTGTTTATTAAATAATGGGGTGATATTTTCTACCCTCTAATCTAAAGGAATCACACCAGAATCCACGGAATTTTAGAAGATGACTTGTGCGAGGAATAGAAATATCAGAGAGAGGAAGATGCCAGAAACTAAATTTGAGCAAAAGGATCCCAAAACCCTATAACCATGCACTTAAACTGAGAGAAATGGTCACAAAGGGAATGATATTTGGCTTTCAGACCAGGTTGATTTGTGTaaatttgatgagctgaatggcctcatttctgctcctatgtcttatggtaatAAGCCACACAGAGGTAATGATGGCTACAGGTAACTGGGCAGTGACAGTGATAGATGCATGAGTCAGGAAGATGAAACAAGAAGGGTGCATGGAATATGAGCAACTGGATTTAACTGTGGTTTTTCTTCCTGATAACAATGTGCTAAATAAATGCAGTCCAAGGCAGTACTATTTGCATGTAATAGGGCCACATCCAATACCTGAGCGCAGAAAGTGGCAAAAATTTCTTGAAAGAACAATTTTTATACAGAATTTGTCCTTACCAGTCAAACTCTGGTGCCAGTCACTAATCTCAACGGTGTTTAAAATCGCAATTTATCAACTGAAAAAATCTTGGGTTTCCACGAATAGAGTTCGAAAACACAAAACCCTCAGTTGGATTTCAGCCTGTAACTTACGCCCAAGTATCTGCTAGTCAATGTATAAACCACCaaaccccttgattagattcTATTCCTGCACTTACTTCACACAAGGCACTTGGAAATTCCCATGAGTATTTACTAAATTTGTAAATCGTATCCCCACAGGGAAGGGAGTTCATGCAGAGCCAACTGGCATTGTTAAAAATGCTGAGTTGGTGTCTGTTGAGAGAGGAGTATGTGTGTGAAGATGCGTGGGTTAGGAACTCAGTATTTCTCaccttctcctcatctcacaAACTCACCAACCcacgtagaatccctacagtgcagaagcaggccatttggcctatcgagtccacagCCACCATCTGAAGAgcgtccacccagacccaccccctacccgaTCCCTGAACCCTGCATTTCATActgttaatccacctagcctgcacatccctggaaactatgaacaatttagcatggccagtccacctaaccttgcacatctttaggctgtgggaggaaacccagaggAAATGCAAACAGGCATGAAGAgaacacaggcagtcgcccaggggtgaaatcaaacccaggttcctggcactatgagtgctaaccactgtgccaccatcccACCCCAATTTCTCCGATTCCTGACCCCAACCACCCACCTTCTCAATCCCAAAGTACCGATGTTCTGACAATATACCCTAAACCTACACATCCATCATTCTCTTCTCCCCGAGAAACATTTCATTGATTCCTGGGCCCACTATCCTGCCTCCCTCACAAGTCAGTCACTTGTTCCCAAATTCATTCATGTTCTTTGTCTGAAATCCTGTCTGCCTAGTAACCTCTGTGCCCTGTATATCCAAAACCTCCACCATTGCACATAAAGCATTGAGTGTATAAATACATACGTTTTAAAAATTTACATAATACTTAGTAAAACCCCAGCCTACTTCAAAGCAAACTGCTAATACATGTCTATGTTTGTGCTGTTCACACAGCAGCCGTTTCACAGCACAGTGTTCAGGAGACAAGCAGCAGGGCTGACTAACACTCTAAAGACTGGCTATTAAAGAGGTGAGACTCAGATCAGCCCCCACCTGGCATATATGTTAAACACTGTAATAATTACAAACAGAATTCCATCATCCTGCCCAGAATGACAGCTGTGTTAAGTATCTAATGCCACAAAACGAAGTATTTCTCAGAATGTGATTTTGTTACAGGGATATTTCAGGTTATAACAAGCCATTCCGAAAGGTAACCAGTCAGActatctcctcctcctccttttccagCAACCAGTGCTCACAGATGCTTAGTTCAGATTGCCGAGAGGAAATCTATTCCGCTCCTGAAATCCTTGTGGAATGTTGTAGCTGATCTGGGGTCGCAGAAAGTGGAGGAGAAAGTTATAATCGAATTCACAGGCCAACAGCCTAAGActccctctcagtctctctctctctctctccctcacctctcacagacacacacgcaggaGCAGTATTGCCTTTCTCATGAAGATCCACATGGAAATAATCCGCGCTCAACTTCTCCGCATCTCCAATTCAGGATGAGAAAACATCATTTCCGATGCATTGCAGTAATGACTATACCAATCTAACCTCctctttgaaattttttttcacatCTCTTGGTGTAATCCAACAAGGGTccaaagttctgtttttgtttgggagAGGGGGAATGAGAAACACAAAGCTGGCTGcatcatttaattttgttttgcagcTGGGAGGGATGTCCAATTATTTTCcgggaaaaaaaagagagaaaataagtAAAAAGCAATTTCTGGAGAAAGTTTCTTTAAATGATAGGGGTGAAGGAGAAATATAAAAGTGGCCACATccttgattttgttttgcagGTGGGAGGGTTTTcccttttatatatatatatataaatacagAAACCAAATAAGTAACTGCAATCTCTGGAGAAAGTCTCTGTTCCCCCCTTTAGACAACGGGCTGGTTGTCACGGCATTTCTTGTAGGTACAGTAGATGGCAGAGATGATGTACAGCAAAGTGCACAAGCAGGCAAAGATGGTAGCACTCAGGTAGGATTTGTAAGGGCAGTGGTAAGAGTAGGCAGGCAGGTGACAGTATTCTTTGTCCATGGTCTTCTTGCTGATCAGGCAGTCGGCCACCAGGTAGAGGACGGATGCCAGCCAGTCATGCAGGGCATTGCTGAGGGTCCAGCGTTCGCCCCCCAGCAGGGGCACCAGGTCACTCTTGGACAGCAGCGTCAGGAAGAACAGTGCCAGTGTGGTGAGCCAGAAAAAGACAGCCACGAAGATCACGAAGTGCAAAGCCCCGTCGTACCTGCTGATGGCGATGGTCATCCAGACCACGGTGCCCAGGATGATCTGAGACATCCTCAGTAATCCCAGCAAACTGGTCAGGAACTTCCACTGAACAGACAGAGACGAGGCGTTGGCTGACTGAGGCGCCATGGTCTGGGGCGCGGAGCACAGGCAGAGGATTCGGGAGGACACAGAATCAATGAATACGCTGCCTTTTGAACAGAGGAGGTGGATAAGGAAGAAGGCTGGAGGGGAGTTTCGTGATTCCGCTTCCTGCCACCTcccacccctctctctttctctctctctccacccactAACAAGAGGAATCATTCCCCAGAACTGCCACACTCTAACTTTCCAAACTCTCGCTCGTTTTTCCGGAACttattttattcttctaaacagtTATTTTATTTTTACGCTTTTGAAATTTTTACTCCTTTAAGTAAACTCCTTATGCCTTTGTCCTCAGCCCTTTGCATTCTTTTAAAAATCGTTTTAGTCGCCcgcccctttttaaaaaaattaagccGACGATCCCTTCCtgcacaggattttttttttaaaaatgcacttttgttttaattctccGAAGTAGAAAATTAAAAATCAGTTTCCAAAGCAACTGCTTTCCGAATTTTCTGTAGCTAGGGGTGATTAATAACGTTGTTAATGACGTtatattttttaaacagtttGTCCTGTTTCTGAATTTGTTGGATATGGGTTCAGTTAATCTCTGTTTTCACTGCCAACTGTTACCCCTTAGTATCTGAAGattcccagcccccacccacctccacagAGATAACCTGCACCCTGAACTTCATTTTTCACTTAGGTTTTAAAAAGCAACCTCGCTATACCGACCAAAATTCTCAGACTCCAGGGATTCAAAAGTCTTCATCTTTTTTGAATGATCCTACATCATCAATGTCTGCCCCAAAACATTTCCAGCCTCCCCCAAAATGTTGCCACATCTTTCCCCAGTCTCCACCCATCACCCACTGGTGTGCATAGGTCTGCTTAcaaacccacccacccccccaagtACATGGTCGCACCACCGCTCCCCATCAATTACAGCGTTAAGTTCTCTCTCCCCCGCCTCCCAAGCACAGTGCTAAGCTGTCCACGAACCCCGTTCAACCTTCAGTCCCAGCCTCTtcactccccactgaccctccctcaaaCTCAGACTTGCTACATCCCTGCAAGTCCATTcaccacacactcccccacccagTCCCAGGCTTGAGAAACATAGCAGATagctgcaggagtaggccattcagcccttcaaaccatTCAGcacgaccatggctgatcatgcagttTCAGTATCCCATTCTGGCTGTCTCCctataccccttgatccctttagctgcaagagttacatccagctccctcttgaatatatctaacgaaTCAGACCCAACTTGTGGGAGACAATTCTACAGGCTCAtgactctctgagtgaagaaattcttcctcatgtctgtcctgaatggcttaccccttattctttgagtgtgacccctagttctggacatcCTCCTAACACTgcgaacattcttcccacatctagcctgctCAGTCCCaacaggattttatatgtttccattagATCCTCTTTCTACACCCTCCCCACAGTCCCTGGCCGCCTGCAACCCTTCCCACCATCCTTCCCCCATCTACTCCCAGACTACATCCCCAAACCACCGTCCCAACCCCCAAATTCCTTCTCCCTTCCAGACCCAGACTGGCCACATCCCCACCCTCCTATACAGTCTGcatcccctcccactctccctcactccaccCAAAACTGCCCTCCATCATAACCTGACCACTCCCTGACCCCCCTCCGAAAGTAATCTCCCGTACCAAGCTGTCCAGTTTCCACTCATCCCCAGTTGCAAATTgctcaacccccaccccacacactcaaacccctccatcccaggctgaCTGCTCCCCTCCTCCAGTCCAAGGCTGTAATGTCCATCCATTGGACCTGCTCCCCCTATACCCAAAGAACATACACCCTGATCCCAGGCTGTCCACTTCTTTCCCAGGCCATGCTTTCCAGTCTCCAAAACCCCCATCAGCCAACACTTCTTAGCCCTCATAACCAACTTCCTCTACCACGCTACATCTCAACATGAGTCCTTTCACGTATTCCCTGCCAAGAGCCATATCCCAACCAGCCCTTCAGATTCATGCTTGCCTCATGTGCGTGTGAGATGCTGTCTACCACTTCACTGTAAAACACTTCATGATGTGAGGAGCAAAAGGTCTTATTGGCGAGTAGATCAGGGTGGGTGCTGAGAGGCTATTTTCCcccaaatctttggaattctctcctccagTTATTGCGGGCTGAGATCGGAAGATGCTTGGCCTCTTGGAAAAGACAGTGATGATAAAGCATTAGTAAtaggaaccaaaagaactgcagatgctgtaaatcaggaacaaaaacaaagttgctggaaaagctcagcaggtctggcagcatctgcgaagagagaatcacagttaacattctgggtccggtaacccttcctcagaaaccgatgaactagttctgaggaaggatctccggacctgaaatgttaactctgttttctccctcacagatgctgccagacctgctgagcttttccagcaactttgtttttgttccattagaaatatgagtaggccattctgccccttcaGCCCCACAGTCCTGCTATTTACTAaaatcatggcttatctgattgtggcctcagctCCATTCTCCTCAATCAAAAATCCATCTTATACAGCCTCCACCGCTCTCAGTGGGAAGGAATTCCTAACATTAAAGATCTtcagaggaaatttctcctcaacttcaTCTGAAATGGAagaccccttattttgaaacttgGAACTGGAGGTTACTTTTGTGGGGGactggggtgtgggggtggaagTGGACAGGCTATGATAGAAGGTAGTGCTTCCTTGTTCTAGATACCCCCACAAGGGGGATGCTTTGTGTTGTTGTAGTAGACCAGCCCTGATCTTATggaatggaagagcaggcttgAAGTATGGCCTCTTTCCTACGTTTGCATGCTCTTCAGCCTCTCCAGTGCAGAAAGAGCACATACACAGTaactgtaagataacaaagtgtggagctggatgaacacagcaggccaagcagcatctcaggagcacaaaagctgatgtttcgggcctagacctttcatcagagagggggatggggagagggttctggaataaatagggagagagggggaggcagactgaagatggagagaagagaagataggtggagaagagagtataggtggggaggtagggaggggataggtcagtccagggaagacggacaggtcaaggaggtgggatgaggttagtaggtaggaaatggaggtggggcttgagatgggaggaaggaatgggtgagagtaagaacaggttagggaggcagagaccgactcccacagctacctagaatacacctcctcccacccaccctcctgcaaaaattccatcccctattcccaattcctccacctccgccacatctgctcccaggatgaggcactcctgcacatcccacatgtccaagttcttcaaggaccgcaactttccccccacagtgatcgagaatgcccttgaccgcgtctcccgtatttcccgcaacacatccctcacaccccgccgccccccccccacaaccgcccaaagaggatccccctcgttctcacacaccaccccaccaacctccggatacaacgcatcatcctctgacacttccgccatttacaatccgaccccaccacccaagacatttttccatccccacccttgtctgccttccggagagaccactctctccgtgactcccttgtccgctccacactgccctccaacctgaccacacccggcaccttcccctgcaaccgcaggaaatgctacacttgcccccacacctcctccctcacccccatcccaggccccaagatgactttccatattaagcagaggttcacctgcacatccgccaatgtggtatactgcatccactgtacccggtgtggcttcctctacattggggaaaccaagcggaggcttggggaccgctttgcagaacacctccgctcggttcgcaataaacaactgcacctcccagtcgcgaacctttttaactcctcctcccattctttagatgacatgtccatcatggacctcctgcagtgccacaatgatgccacccaaaggttgcaggaacagcaactcatattccgcttgggaaccctgcagcccaatggtatcaatgtggatttcaccagcttcataatctcaccttcccccaccgcatcccacaaccagcccagttcgtcccctccccccactgcatcccaaaaccagcccaacctgtctctgcctccctgagctgttcttcctctcacacattccttcctcccatctcaagccgcacctccatttcctacctactaacctcatcccacctccttgacctgtccgtcctccctggactgacctatcccctccctacctccccacctatactctcctctccacctatcttcttttctctccaccttcagtccgcctccccctctctccctatttatttcagaaccctctccccatccgcctctctgatgaagggtctaggcccgaaacatcagcttttgtgcttctgagatgctgcttggcctgctgtgttcatccagcctcacattttattatcttggattctccagtatctgcagttcccattatctctcctctacACATTCACTGTGCCTGCTTCAAAGAGGTTTCAGCTATTCTGCGGTACATTTTTCAGAGCAATGCCTTGGCCAATCATTCAACTGACCTGgtttaaaatgtaacaaaatttGACAGTCAACTATCAATGGCagtattctccatggcaatgcctctgtCAATCAACTtgacaaccaatcagcaccctcccTTCATATAATATATATGTTGCTTTCCTTGGTAtttttgctacttgtcagcccaaacccagatattgtccggatcttgttgcatttgaacatgaactgtttcGGTACCTGAGGagccacgaatggtgctgaacattgtgcaatcatcggcgaacatccccacttctgaccttatggtagagggaaggtcattgatgaagcagctgaagatggtggagGCTAGGACATTACTCTGAGGGGCTTctgcacagatgtcctggagctgaactGACTGATGACCAATAATCACAACATCTTCCTACGTACCAGGTACGACCCGAACCAGCAGAGAGCTTTCCACCgacacccactgattccagttttgctcgggctccttgattccacactcagtcaaacgcagacttgatgtcaagggctgccactctcacctcacttctggaattctgctctttttgcccatgtttgaatcaaggctgtaatgatgtcaggagctgagtggccctggcagaacacaaacagGGTGTCAGTGAGCAGGGTAAGTGCAAgagggatgttcctgatgaccggggagaccagaaccagaggtcacattCTGAGGATATGGGTGggccatttatgactgagatgaaaagggatcaagggatatggtgaAAGCATGAATGGGacactgaattggatgatcagccgcaattgtattgaatggcagaacagatttgaagggctgaatggcctaataccTCTCccatttttaatgtttctatGATCCAGTTCtgtttgtggtcaatggtaaccattgACTTATATAGCCTCTCAATTTTGCTGTGGGATGGTGGATCTTGGTCCATTCGGTCAATATATAGATATGGTCCATATAGAGACAAATGTCAAGGGTGGAATGAGCAAAGAGATTCTGCATTAAGAGTATGAGTTAGGCGCTGAATTAAAAGGCGGAATCTCAaaaggttgtaatctctggattattacctatACCACATACAACTGTACTATTCAgcgtagataacaaagtgtggagctggatggacacagcaggccaagcagcatctcaggagcacaaaagctgatgtttcgggcctagacccttcatcagaaaaggaggatggggagagggttctgaagtaaatagggagagagggggaggcggaccgaagatggataggggagaaggtaggtggagaggagtgtgtaggtggggaggcagggaggggatgggtcagtccggggaggacagacaggtcaaggaggtgggatgaggttagtaggtgggaaatggaggtgcggcttgaggtgggaggaggggatgggtgagaggaagaacaggttagggaggcggggatgagctgggctggttttgggatgcagttgtggggagggactgggttcacaataaacaactgcacctcccagtcgcaaaccatttccactccccctcccattctttagaatgacatgtctatcctgggcctcctgcagtgccacaatgatgccacccaaaggttgcaggaacagcaactcatattccgcttgggaaccctgcagcccaatggtatcaatgtggatttcaccagcttcaaaatctccccttcccccactgcatcccaaaagcagcccagttcgtcccctccccccactgcatcccaaaaccagcccagctcgtcccctccccccactgcaccccataaccagcccagctcatccccacctccctaacctgttcttcctctcacctatcccctcccacctcaagccacacctccatttcccaccactaacctcatcccacctccttgacctgtccgtcttccccggactgacctatcccctccccacctacacactcctctccacctatcttctcctctatccatcttcggtccgcctccccctctctccctatttatttcagaaccctctccccatccccctctctgatgaagggtataggcccaaaacgtcagcttttgtgctcctgagatgctgcttggcctgctgtgttcatccagctccgcactttgttatctcggattctccaacatctgcagttcccattatctctgtacgaTTCATCGTGTGCGGACAGTGTTTCAAGTACCAGCGGCTTTGGCATAGGGCTTCTGAGCTGAAGGCTAAGCACCAGCTACTGCAAGGCATCAGGAAGGGGAAAGCTACCAGGATTATTTATACCAAGAGACAGTGACGCTGCTTAAGATAGGGTTTTCTAATTTGATCAGGGAGAGGAAGTTGATTTGGAATGTCAGCATCTGAAATTGCCCAAAGGTTTTGGGGCTCTCTCAGACTGTTGAGATGAGACTGGATGGATGCGAATACTGACCATGGATGGCCTGGTATGGGAGCCATTCATGTGGGAGAGCGACAAGGATTGCAGGTGATACTACAGTGAGGGGGAATGCAGCAAAGCACGAGTGTCTAGTTGGCTGTGTTTCCAGCCCGGATCAGGGATAGAAAGGAACCTTGCTGTGGGAGGGGGACAAACAACTAGTTGCGGCCATGTAGGTACAAATGACACAAGTAGAACGAGCAGTATTGGATGGAGTAGACTGAGAAAACAATTATGAATACACCAACAACAAAGACCAGGGGCCGAATCTTACCACGTAAGTGTcagttttgtcaagtttcatggaGTGCTTGTCTTCGCAAGGCCTAGCAAGCTCCCTCATGCTGgtgtcaatgaccttctccactctgccgGGGTAATTGCCCCACTCTTCTCACCAATATCTCACACATTTACCCTCTGTGTGATATTGCAGCTgcctcccacccagcctcatgCTCTTTCGCCCTCACTTTTGCATACAATATCTTGCTTCATTTGTCATTCTGCACCCTGACTCTGTATCCCCAGCTACCACTCTAAGGGCTCTCTGCACCACCTGGCTGCCACACCAGCTATGCCCAATCTGAACCAGTTGTGCCACTCACTTTTATTTCACTCCATCCCCTCTTTCCTCTCACTCAAAGGAGTAAACAGCCCATTATCGAGTTGAAAGGGACGGTACAGGTGGTTGGGTGCTGGGTATCCATCTCCTCACCCCCAACAAAGCGAGGATCTTGCCCCTTGTTAGCAAAGACTGGGACTACTCCTGTGGGGATGCAGAAACTAAGATGCACTGTTTATTGTTGTACTACCCTGCCATTACGCACACTGCGGATTCAATGCTAACCTGGCACTCTATCGCCTGGTCACAATGTTCTCTCTTCTGTCTCCAGCAGGCACAGTCAGGATACCCACTGCGACCACAGTGAAGGGGCCAGCTCCACACCTGCCCTCCTCCACCTCAGAGGAAGAGAGCACTGAGGATGCACCACCCAGGCTGCTTCCTGCACCCCAACCCGCCAGCTCgcatacacgcacacacctcGGTAGGTGTTTGTTTAGCTCAGAGTTGGAGGCACTTGTCAGGTGAGCACTTTTGTTGCCGAATCTGTGCAGCTGGGCTGAGGGAGAAATGGCCCAGGTCACAGGCATTCGGAGGACACCATGGCAAAGGCACTTGGGGACATGCAAA
The nucleotide sequence above comes from Stegostoma tigrinum isolate sSteTig4 chromosome 20, sSteTig4.hap1, whole genome shotgun sequence. Encoded proteins:
- the marveld1 gene encoding MARVEL domain-containing protein 1, with the protein product MAPQSANASSLSVQWKFLTSLLGLLRMSQIILGTVVWMTIAISRYDGALHFVIFVAVFFWLTTLALFFLTLLSKSDLVPLLGGERWTLSNALHDWLASVLYLVADCLISKKTMDKEYCHLPAYSYHCPYKSYLSATIFACLCTLLYIISAIYCTYKKCRDNQPVV